The Candidatus Zymogenus saltonus genome has a window encoding:
- a CDS encoding DUF4388 domain-containing protein — protein sequence MALHGDIKDFSVVDILQLLYQQQKSGVLNIIDKGTEIEVLFDSGMIISANSKRKHIDEFLGEMLLTAKMVSKSQLRNALEIQKETLKKLGDILIESGIITINDLRHVLKLQTHETIFKLLNLKSGTYNFQQRLINYDKRAFELINTEHFLMDSLRMTDEWPEIKEKIYSYNLVFEKMPGAEEEIKFWKTTDSEDSNDDLFYEDDKPLKGKMVMSAEERKVFDLVNETMTVRDLINVSRFGEFETTKALASLMDKTLIDIAFEIEEEKVTTPSEKETTNLSFYVVFGGIVFSLFLILAVSYPRIVSNFTISNASKIDFENSQRSMETANVKSALSAFYLIHGRYPDDLNELKGSGYLNNTRDDVAERFEYQPLGKKYKLNIRE from the coding sequence GTGGCACTCCATGGTGACATAAAGGACTTCTCGGTTGTGGACATCCTCCAGCTTTTATACCAACAGCAGAAGAGCGGCGTTTTGAATATTATCGATAAGGGGACGGAAATCGAGGTCCTTTTTGACAGCGGAATGATAATATCGGCAAATTCAAAACGGAAGCACATCGACGAATTTCTCGGCGAGATGCTTCTAACGGCAAAAATGGTGAGCAAGTCACAGCTGAGAAACGCCCTTGAGATCCAGAAGGAGACGTTAAAGAAATTAGGGGACATTCTCATCGAATCGGGTATTATAACCATTAACGATCTGCGACATGTCCTTAAGCTTCAAACCCACGAGACAATCTTCAAGCTTTTGAACCTGAAGAGCGGGACGTACAATTTCCAGCAGCGCCTTATAAACTACGACAAAAGGGCCTTTGAGCTGATCAACACCGAGCATTTTCTAATGGACAGCCTTAGGATGACCGACGAGTGGCCGGAGATAAAGGAAAAGATTTATTCCTATAACCTCGTCTTTGAAAAGATGCCGGGGGCCGAGGAAGAAATAAAATTCTGGAAGACGACGGACTCCGAAGACTCGAATGATGACCTTTTCTACGAGGACGATAAGCCTTTAAAGGGTAAAATGGTCATGTCGGCGGAAGAGAGGAAGGTCTTTGACCTCGTGAACGAAACCATGACCGTCAGGGACCTTATCAACGTCAGCAGGTTCGGAGAATTTGAGACGACCAAGGCCCTGGCGTCGCTGATGGACAAGACCCTGATAGACATCGCTTTTGAAATTGAGGAGGAGAAGGTAACAACACCCTCCGAGAAAGAAACCACCAATCTATCTTTCTATGTTGTTTTCGGAGGAATCGTGTTTTCCCTTTTTTTGATACTTGCGGTCTCTTACCCGAGAATAGTATCAAACTTCACCATCTCGAATGCAAGCAAGATCGACTTTGAAAATTCACAGCGGTCAATGGAAACGGCCAACGTAAAATCCGCCCTCTCTGCCTTCTACTTGATACATGGACGTTATCCCGATGATCTGAATGAGCTGAAGGGAAGCGGTTATCTGAACAACACAAGGGATGATGTCGCCGAGAGATTTGAATACCAGCCACTTGGGAAAAAATATAAGCTAAATATTAGAGAATAA
- the mazG gene encoding nucleoside triphosphate pyrophosphohydrolase: MNFYGLVDLMARLRSPEGCAWDRAQKIEDLRPYIMEEAMELVSAIDSGDEKKIREELGDLLFEIIFVTKIEEEKGYFKIDDVISAIAEKMIERHPHVFGDGFADGKAPTKEEVNKRWEEIKAEKRGGGSVLDGVSEELPALLIAEKYGRRASDVGFDWEDVPGVIEKIEEEIAELKGAKAEGSQPEVEEEMGDLLFSVVNLCRFLGVNAELALRGANKKFSKRFREVESILNTRGVPVSAMKDMSIDQLEELWREAKDKE, translated from the coding sequence ATGAATTTCTACGGACTGGTTGACCTGATGGCGAGGCTCAGGTCTCCCGAAGGGTGCGCCTGGGACAGGGCGCAGAAGATCGAAGACCTGAGGCCCTATATAATGGAGGAGGCGATGGAGCTCGTCTCCGCCATCGATTCGGGAGACGAGAAAAAGATCAGGGAGGAGCTGGGAGACCTCCTCTTCGAGATAATCTTCGTGACGAAAATCGAGGAGGAAAAAGGGTATTTCAAAATCGATGACGTGATCTCCGCCATAGCCGAGAAGATGATCGAGCGACACCCCCACGTCTTCGGAGATGGCTTTGCTGACGGAAAAGCCCCCACGAAGGAGGAGGTAAACAAGAGGTGGGAAGAAATCAAGGCCGAGAAGAGGGGAGGGGGGTCGGTCCTCGACGGCGTCTCCGAGGAGCTTCCCGCACTATTGATCGCCGAAAAATACGGCAGGAGGGCGAGCGACGTCGGCTTTGATTGGGAGGATGTGCCGGGCGTTATCGAGAAGATCGAGGAGGAGATAGCCGAGCTCAAGGGGGCGAAGGCCGAGGGCAGCCAACCCGAGGTCGAGGAGGAAATGGGCGACCTCCTGTTTTCGGTCGTAAACCTCTGCCGGTTCCTCGGTGTCAACGCCGAGCTCGCCCTGAGGGGCGCAAACAAAAAGTTTTCCAAGCGCTTCAGGGAGGTCGAAAGCATCCTGAATACGAGGGGAGTTCCGGTCAGTGCGATGAAGGATATGTCAATCGACCAGCTGGAGGAGCTCTGGCGGGAGGCGAAGGATAAAGAGTAG